DNA from Hippocampus zosterae strain Florida chromosome 18, ASM2543408v3, whole genome shotgun sequence:
gacaaaaaaaatacaagatatACAGGAGCTTATTTGAAGAAAGtccaagatggaaaaaaaaaaccccagatgtGAAGTCTCACCATTTGTCTGCATATGGGACAGTTAATGGCACCCAACCAGGCGCCATACCTCCAGTAGGCTATAATACAGGAACCTACATGGGGACAGGGGAAAGCTACATTAAGTTGCTAATCttagaaaaatacatttaaaaaaggcaaGTTATCCATCGAATAAAAGTGCAGAATGTTCCTCCTCTTTGAGTACCTTTACCCAGGCAAAAACTACTACGCTGATTTCCACCAAACATTGTAGCAGGGCCAAATGAAGAGCCCATTAAATTCTGACGCATCTGTTTGATTTTGACCATTTTTGTCATGCATTGATTTTAATGCAAGGGGTGCGAACCTGTGAAGGTGTGAAATTTGTTATGATCCATACTAGGATTGGTCAGTTTAGGCAAAGATTTGTACTTTACCGTTTTATTTCTAGTGCGTCATAATAAGCTTAACTGAATTCAGAAATTAAATTCTAACAGTCAGTTGAAAGTACAAAGAGCGTGCATACCACGTTCAAAGCATCTAAACTCAATAATTGCCTAAGTGAAAAGATCGGCCATagattttttggcttttttttcttgactgggATTGTGGATACCAGCAGTACAATATCCTTACCACAGAAAAGATGACCACAGTTGGTCTCAACAGGGAGAACAGCTTGTTGTAAACATACAGGGCAAGACATGTCTCTATAATACTGCGGCCTGGGTTCTGGCTGGGGATTTTCCTCCTGGGATACATACATTAACATTAAAACATGTGAAGAATCAAATTGCCATAATTTAGATGGCCAACAATTACATATTATCACCTAATATAATACCAGTGATATTTGCACTGATGTCAGCTTTTTAGAGCTGACAATAGCCAGCTCAAGTAGCATTATCCTACAACTAttatggcttttcttttttgtatttactgtatttgatttattattaattatgaCATCGGTTATTAGCCTACAAACCTGCTCCGTTTGAAGCTGCTGTCGGACAGCGCGAACATGCTCCTGATTCTCCGGATGAATATTATGCGGTTGCTCCTCTCTGAAATATCAATGTGTAGATATGATCTAGTCaacgacaaaagcaaatgagcAAGGATTTCATGTAAACTAATATATTTTGCTGTATTTGCTTACCTGCAGAGTAGCGTAAGGAAGCCTGCCAGGAAGGTGATGGTGAGCACCACAACAAACAGAACTTGGTTGCTCACACCTTCTATTAACGTGTCTTCATCTTGGATGAGATAGTCCACGTCCGCACACTGATTGTCCTCCATCACCCACACTCATAACCCAATCATTACCTCCATTACTGTGGTGAATAAGGAGAAATACTGTCCAATTGCTAAGCACACTACATTGTCAACAAGCATATGAACATGCTACGTGCCAGCCACTAAGAATCGTTTTCAATCCAACCAAAATCATATTGGCGATCTAGGCATCGTTACAATATTTACGATATCTGTTTAACAGACGGCATATTTAATGCACCAGGTTGATGTAAGTAATCTACTCACCTTTTAGCTCCTCCACGGAAACAAACTATCTCAGGAGTCGGTCTGGTAAAGGCGTTACTTTCTAGGATTTTGAGACATTGCCCTCCAGTAAATGCTGTCTGTCATTATATTAAAGTTACAACTGAACGATGGCTATCGTTGCTAAATTTAGCAAAATACCTTGTACGCGAAAGAATTTATATTTACTGAATTTGGACTGGTGTTAGCTTAAAGTAGCCAAAACTTGTTAGCTGCTACCCACCCGTTTGCCTGATTGACAAGCGTCTTGGGTCTTACCGAAGATGTTCTGCGAATGAGATTGCCGAGTTCCTCGGCGCAAGACGCCCATTGAAAAGGATGCGGTAATCCCATTGCGCCGTTTGCAAAGACGggttatacagtatatgtattataaattaaaatgaaggaTAATTCCTTTGTGTTTTAGCAAGAAAAGTACTCACCCCCCCTACatgtttcaatgcatttttaCGTCTTGCTTTTATGGCGTTTGTGTGCGTAGCAATAGATCATCAACTGGataattatttaaaatgaaaaattataaGGTAATGTGTATCACTTTGGCTTTGAATGGTGAACAGTAAATAATTTTACAGATCCGCTGTAGTTCTGCTTTCGCGTTTCCCTAGTATCAAATCTTTCATTCTTAGAACATCTCTGGACATTTCAGTGGTGCATTAAAAATTCACAGTTTTAACACGAGGTGGCAGTAGGTTATCTCAATACCAACATGACTTTCGTCAAACTGTTGCGAAGAAGTACCTCGCTTCCAGTCGTGACAGATAATGCTGTTATGTCCAGTAGGGTGCTAGTCTTACAACAacatatttattgatttgtggCCAAAACAAAATGCCTCGTTATGCTCAGATAGTGATGGGCCCTGCGGGTAGCGGTAAGGTAAATTATCCGACGATTCTTGTCTTGAATGAGGCACATTTTCGAGATAGCATCTTAGCTTATCTTCCTAGCTCTTTAGCTAACGAGATACACGTGATttacttgtttgttttactttacAGAGTACCTACTGCGCCACCATGATCCAACACTTTGAATCTTTGAATCGTTCGGTTCAAGTGGTCAATCTGGACCCTGCAGCAGAGCATTTTGACTACCCCGTTATGGCAGGTGAGAGAGTGATATCACTAAATGTAGCTAAATGCAGAGACAATAACACACCGCAATACAAAGTAAACATTGTTCAAAGTTTGCTTCTTCAACAAATGGGCaggtgaaaaaaatggcatgcgGTAAGATCTCAAATTACAACGTGTTCCTCATGAATATCCAGACTAAAATGTACCATTTATTGTGATCGTTTTGACATATTACTGTACATAAATCGATGTTAAATAAGACAGAATAGATATATTTTGCTCCAGCAAAACAGGAATCCACGAGGTAAAATTGTACTTCATGCCGAACacaatttttgtgaaaataatcTTTGGCCATTTAACATTGGTCCTGGCCTTAAAATTGGGAGCCCCTAGTATGCTGTTATGTAATCAGAATCACTTTTGTAAAATgtatgttcacattttcaaatcacaTCCTTATTAATTGGGATTTGTGACATAATACATTTATGGTATATCTGTCATCAGACATCCGTGAACTCATCCAGGTAGAAGACGTGATGGAAGATCCAACCCTCAAGTTTGGGCCCAATGGCGGTCTGGTCTTCTGCATGGAATATTTTGCCAACAACTTTGACTGGCTGGGGGAAGCTTTGGGTCACGTAGAGGATGACTACATCTTGTTTGACTGCCCCGGTAAACatagaatgcatttttttcattatttaaaaCTATTCCCCATTGTCTTTATTTCAAGGTTTGATTTAAAGATCtatgttgttaaaaaaacaggATTGATTGAAGGTTTTAGGCAAGTGATTCTGGGtcgtttcaaatgtaaaataatccATTTAAATTTATTATATATGCCCTTTTAAGATGTACACCTTTGCATTTTGCAGGTCAGATTGAGCTGTATACTCATCTTCTAGTCATGAGGCAACTGGTGGAACAGCTACAGCAGTGGGAATTTCGGGTGTGTGGAGTCTTCCTGGTGGATTCCCAGTTCATGGTGGAGTCTTTCAaggttgcattttatttttcatattagCACACTATTTTATCTGTTCTCAGTTTGACATGACCAATTCCTCTGACTGCAGTTCATCTCAGGAGTCATGGCGGCCCTGAGCGCCATGGTGTCATTGGAGATTCCCCAAATAAACATCATGACGAAAATGGATCTGCTCAGCCCCAAAGCCAAGAAAGAAATTGAACGGTAAGTTGCGGTTTTTGCTTGCATCAgaccatattttttattttaatgacagaGATTGCTAGGTTTTCATTATGGAGGAGGCCTTTATTTGTTTCTGGGTTGCTGCGGCATACATATAGCAATGGAATGTTGTCGGTGGGGCGGTGCCTTGTATGTACAATGGCAGGAGTGTGAAGGTTAGTTAACTCGTGACCCTCACTTCTCCTCCCCTCTTGTATTGAAAGCAAATGTCTCACACATATTTCATATGTCACACTAGATGCTGGCActgttgtgtcattttttttaattggctatAGTAGCAATATTCGTCTTCAAGTGGGTTGGGCATATATAAATCGAGCTCATAAAGATTGGGGCGTTGACATAATTGTCAGCTTTTTGGCTCTGAACAAAAGAAATTGATTTGACTTGAAACAAATGATGATGATATGCTTTAACTGTAGTCTAACTTTTAGTTTTAATTAGAGGTTATTTACATCCAAATCAGGTGAATGGTCTAGGATAGTCCAGGTCTTGACCAAATCCAAGTCTCACCCATAGTCAATTGCTGTTaaataaagtgtgtgtatttaaaaaaaaaaaagatgggaatTGTGTTGATGTCACAGTATTTCTAGACCTCAatgtatttgtttaattttgtcgCATGAGGACAACACACTCAGTAATTATTTGGGTCACGCTGTCTAATAGAGTGGGAACCACTTATTGAGATGCGCTGTATTTCATTGTTGTTTATTAAACACCACAAAGTAGAAGGAGGCAGTATCTATTGACGTTTTGAAAGTTGTTGCTCCCTCAATGCAAGCCTTCTGTTTTCACAAGGTATCTTGATCCTGATATGTACTCCATGATGGAGGATAACACTGACACCATCAGAAGTAAAAAGTTCAAGAAGCTGACCAAAGCTATTTGTGAACTGGTAAGGGGATTTAAAACAGGCATTAATTTACATCCCTTTATTCGGGTCTTTATTTCAAATTGGCAGTGAAGAAAGTGCACAAACATTGAGTTGCTGGTTTGATTTGTAACATGATAGACAATGGGCAAAAAAcgttgatcattgttttccaaagtaaaagcaggtttgtcaatgtcttattttgaaaaaaaaagttgttttgtgaTTCTTTGaaagttttctgttttttttttacagattgaTGACTACAGTTTGGTGAGATTCATGCCCTTTGACCGTAGTGATGAGGAAGGTATCAACATAGTACTACAACATATTGACTTCACGATACAGTATGGAGAGGATTTGGAAGTCAAGGAGCCAAAGGTAACTAGCATAACTCATTGCGTCCTTGATTTACGACGGAATTCAGTTCCTACTGTGGCGGCGTTACCCAAATCTATCCGCACGCATGCCAGaacattagggatgtgaatctcagcactgaggacgattcgatacacatctcgatgcactgccagcgatgcgatacttaaacgatacatggaattttctggtgatacgatgcgatacgtttcaccgtcgtcacgatgcgatacacattaagttcaaatcaatgcgatccgatacgatacaatgcaatttgttgcgatattgtgcaattaacatgatgcaaataagcaaagaaaaaaaacttttaaaaagatggaattcagtatggtattacaaaacggataccactttattccttataaatagtagaacttgtaaaacaacttatttaagccctttcacaattgggttttgtgcaaagaaaatgtaaacaatttggcacctgagactcacagctgttgctatagtgtaaacacaaacagactattctcactgagtgtcttatatgaaatatatatatatatatatatatatgaatctatagcgcaagatgtccacccatccactgtaagtgcaactctttgtgcactgttcagcgacacagtaatctcacttcttactttgtcgggaatatgtaagtgaacacagacctgtctggtattttatacctgggttccaaaacgtgcacgagctgtctgaaaccctcattGTCCACCatgctaaggctggaggtctttgcatatgaaataagcagtggccttagttatagccattgcgcggtcacagtgagttgcaaggggactcccaaaataagaggcaatttttttctgatcctgacctggtttaccaagagtttctccggtgtccgacgaggaactgggcgtggaagcggggcagcgggagggaaacttgtcggtgatctggtgccatcgttttaagtgggtctgcatatttgtggttctgccgttgtatggcttcttagtgcgacattccttgcaaattacggaggttttatcaagctttccgtctttcttttcgaagctgtagtatttccaaacataagatttgaatgttgcggctgcattaaatatagtagtttcctcgcctccccttgcgctaacttccataatgtttcgctagttgtgtactggactgtatgtgacgcacggctcccgtccgtattcaacacaaaacgcaaagcaatgatggtgcattcattgcgcctaggaaagggcagataggtgacgtttaacatgaataaaacggcgcttgaatcttattttaccgatacccatcaatgcatcgtgatgaatcgcgatttcacccgtcaatcgcgtcgtacccagtgaatgagccgatgcactcggatcgctcacgtgcgcatcgatgtatcgattaatatcgattattttccacacccttacagAACATGCAGTAGTCTTAACATTAACGTATGCTAGCTAACGCATGACTAAATACACCGTTGGAAGaaataattttctcaaaagcactTCTAGGCaataaatgtagaaaaaaaagaaaaatatgaagtACGATGGTAATTGAGCACTTTACGATGCATTATTAGAGCTCTGCCCACTACCATAATATCCCGCGGATAATACTCTACTGCGATTTGGGATCTTGAAACCAGGACAAcctttgataagataagataagataagatatccttgtcccacaatggggaaatttacagcctccagcagcaagaatgtatgtagaaagaagaagaaaaaacaaaaacaaaaaaaacaacaacaaacatctttcaattaaatacaatatgaacacaaatggataaatcgcagtactatttacaatttaccttcacatcatttaattattattatgattgttattttttattcatcagcctgacagcagtcggtaggaacgagcgtcggtatctctctttcttgcagcgcgggtgtaacagtctctggcggatgtatgtatgtataatttTGTATTAAATAGACATTCACATTCCCAATCCTCTTCTCTTTTACAGGAGACTAACGAAGACTCTGGCGACACCAATTATGATGAGTTTTTTCAAGGCCAAGTGGAAAGCTGAGAAATGTCATTTCAGGACTTGATGTGTTCGCTTGACTTTTCCATTTGAACTCACTAAAAGACAAACGAAGAACCAGGATGTGAGACGCAATGACTAAGGGACTTGATTGTGTCGTTCACTTTTAATGTATACTATTTGCGATGATTATTAATGTGACTTTTGGGGTAAAATACGTTGTACATAACATGTAATTAACAATAAATACATATCCAAACCGATTTTATGGCGCCCCCTTGCGACCATTTTGCAAAGTGCCGTGCGGCCGCTTCCTGTTTCAACAGCAGGGTGGGACAGGCGGAAGCAGCATCTTGGGGTGCTAATATTATTAGTCGCCGAGTAGTTGAATTGATTATTTGTCCTTCAACATGCCGGTAAGTACATTCCACTCGCCCATAGTTGATTAGTAACCGAAACGGTACCGAACAACTCAAAAGAGACACGGCGTTGAGCGGGGTAAGCTTTGAAGTTAGCATCGTGGGCTAGCAGGGTTAGCAGTCGCTCGCTCTCAAATTAAATGGATTGTAACCTGCTTCAGCAAGAGTTTACCGATGTCGAACGTTGTTTGGAATGTGAGCGCTAACGTTTGGTTCGGCGTCGTAGACGTAAAACTTGGCGACTTTTTCAATTAAAGAGATGCGAGAAGACGCTGCGAGTTTGGAATATGTCAGCTGTGTTGAACTTCTCTTGTCAGGCGTATCACTCAACGATGCACGAGCAGAACACCAGGTCGGTGGGGAACATGGCTTTACTGCCCCTTAAAACGCAGTTTAAGGGACCAGCGAGAGGAGACGGTGAGTGGACAGCACTCACCCAGCCGAATTTATTCACTGCCAACCGTTTTAGAGTATTTGACGTTTGCAGGATACCATGGTAAGCGGTTATATAAACGAACACCCAAGGAGCAAATGAAAGAAGACTCCCATTTTACCCGGAAGAAAATAGTTTGATTCAGTATTTTTGTATGCTTTTACAAgagcagttgaaaaaaaaaacaaatccaaaattgTGCTGACTTCATCACGAAAATGGGCCCTTGATATACACTGGTGCTTGTTGCGCCTCCGTAAAATTGTTTCCAAATTTGTAGAACTGTGCTCGATACTTGATTTATAAATAATTGTTTAGCAGCATCCTTTTGTCCATTCCAGGCATAGATTCAGACATCATCGATGAGGCTATCTACTACTTCAaggcaaatgtgtttttcaagaaTTATGAGATCAAGGTGAGACATTGCCCAAATAATATGCGGTTTCCCCACATTTCAAGCTATCAGACAGAATGTTCAATGACAAAACAGCATTGAAGGCATGCATATTGCTTTCAAGTAGCTGTGCACTTCATTCCTTTGCATGCCCTCACTTGCTTCCGCTAGTTGGCCGGAGTGGGAGTttgaattaaatatatatttcatttaATGCATAacgggttgttttgtttctttctttcagaaTGAGGCAGACAGGACATTGATCTACATTACACTCTATATTTCCGAGTGTCTAAAGAAGCTGCAAAAGGTAAATATATTTATAGCTGACATTCATTTGCGGTAAAAGTGAAAATATGGCATCAACATTTTGAGTAATACGAATTCCCCAACACGTAGTTTATATGCCTTTAATGTTTGCTAGTCAGCTTTTCAAATGTGCGACATTTTcggggctttttttggggggggggttccaattgttttttttttaaattggtcagTGTGGCATGTCTGACCCATTTCGGTAATGGCAGCAAAATGCCACAGACCCATTTTTTGAGTGCTCTTAATGACTGACTGTGTTTGTTTGCGCGTTACCCTTTGCAGTGTAGCTCCAGAGGCCAAGGGGAGAAGGAGATGTACACCCTCGGCATCACTAACTTTCCCATTCCCGGAGAGCCCGGCTTTCCACTCAACGCCATGTACGCCAAGCCCGCTAACAAGCAGGAGGAAGGTAAGACGCCGCTCAAGAGCATTCACGAAACCAACAATAATGCGCCAGCAGCAGTTTGAGTCTGGTCTGCCATTTGGTGATATTGTTAATACGTCTGAAAGAAGATCCGGATAAGGACATTGCCATTTCATGATGTTCTCCAACCGTGTCCAGACACGATGAGGCTGTACCTCCAGCAGATCAGACAGGAGACCGGCTTGAGGCTGTGCGATCGTGTGTTCGACCCCCAGACAGACAAACCCAGCAAGGTGAGTCAACTTTGTACACGGACAAAAGGGTTGATTGGACCAGCAATACAATGTTGAGCAGCCCAAATATATTTTAGCACTCGATGGTTCATGTATTGCATGGTGGCCactgtcaattttatttttttcacccagaAAGTTGCCCTCACAAATTTTCGAACATCctgccgtttgtttgtttgtttgtttcagtggTGGATGTGTTTTGTCAAGAAGCAGTTCATGAACAAGAGCCTGTCTGCTCCAGGACAGTAAATGGAAGGGGGCAATGTTTGCATCCGTGCCTCTCAGATGGGACGCTTTATTTCTTCAGGTTGGATTTGTGCTTTTTGGAGTTGATAAACCTCATTTACAAATATTAAATTGAGCTGGTGCTTAATTCAATAAAGCAATTA
Protein-coding regions in this window:
- the gpn3 gene encoding GPN-loop GTPase 3 isoform X2, whose product is MIQHFESLNRSVQVVNLDPAAEHFDYPVMADIRELIQVEDVMEDPTLKFGPNGGLVFCMEYFANNFDWLGEALGHVEDDYILFDCPGQIELYTHLLVMRQLVEQLQQWEFRVCGVFLVDSQFMVESFKFISGVMAALSAMVSLEIPQINIMTKMDLLSPKAKKEIERYLDPDMYSMMEDNTDTIRSKKFKKLTKAICELIDDYSLVRFMPFDRSDEEGINIVLQHIDFTIQYGEDLEVKEPKETNEDSGDTNYDEFFQGQVES
- the arpc3 gene encoding actin-related protein 2/3 complex subunit 3 encodes the protein MPAYHSTMHEQNTRSVGNMALLPLKTQFKGPARGDGIDSDIIDEAIYYFKANVFFKNYEIKNEADRTLIYITLYISECLKKLQKCSSRGQGEKEMYTLGITNFPIPGEPGFPLNAMYAKPANKQEEDTMRLYLQQIRQETGLRLCDRVFDPQTDKPSKWWMCFVKKQFMNKSLSAPGQ
- the rnf170 gene encoding E3 ubiquitin-protein ligase RNF170 isoform X1, with product MEDNQCADVDYLIQDEDTLIEGVSNQVLFVVVLTITFLAGFLTLLCREEQPHNIHPENQEHVRAVRQQLQTEQEENPQPEPRPQYYRDMSCPVCLQQAVLPVETNCGHLFCGSCIIAYWRYGAWLGAINCPICRQMVTLLFPLFHEHATPQRVQDGEAEPQLILRDINDYNRRFSGQPRSLMDRLRDVPTLLRHAFREMFSVGGLFWMFRIRILLCLVGALTYLASPLDIVPEALFGLLGFMDDFFVILLLFVYISIMYREVVTQRLNG
- the gpn3 gene encoding GPN-loop GTPase 3 isoform X1; the protein is MPRYAQIVMGPAGSGKSTYCATMIQHFESLNRSVQVVNLDPAAEHFDYPVMADIRELIQVEDVMEDPTLKFGPNGGLVFCMEYFANNFDWLGEALGHVEDDYILFDCPGQIELYTHLLVMRQLVEQLQQWEFRVCGVFLVDSQFMVESFKFISGVMAALSAMVSLEIPQINIMTKMDLLSPKAKKEIERYLDPDMYSMMEDNTDTIRSKKFKKLTKAICELIDDYSLVRFMPFDRSDEEGINIVLQHIDFTIQYGEDLEVKEPKETNEDSGDTNYDEFFQGQVES